Proteins encoded in a region of the Pseudomonas syringae KCTC 12500 genome:
- the adeC gene encoding AdeC/AdeK/OprM family multidrug efflux complex outer membrane factor produces the protein MNKSVSPWLFAVLSLSGCSLIPDYQRPAAPVAAHYPQSFDSAPALSGPLAADMGWRDLFRDPTLQQLIESALLNNRDLRVAALNVEAYQAQYRIQRADLFPAISATGSGTRQRQPASITQTGGPVTSGTYSATLGISSYELDLFGRIRSLSDQASLTYLSSEEAQRSAQLSLVASVATAYLTWRADQELLALTQDTLMSYEKSLRLTTRSQQVGASSSLDLAQSRTSVESARASLAMFQRQVAQDLNNLTLLVGTAVADTAPSRPLSSEWLAEVPAGLPSDLLQRRPDILEAEYQLQSANASIGAARAAFFPSITLTANAGTSSTELSGLFKAGSGGWVFSPQINIPIFNAGSLRASLDYSKIQKDISVSKYEKSIQTAFQEVSDGLAARQTYKRQLKAQSDLVQASQEYYSLAERRYRIGVDSSLTFLDAQRSLFSAQQTLITDRLSQLTAEVNLYKALGGGWTERTSKPL, from the coding sequence ATGAACAAATCCGTTAGCCCATGGCTATTTGCCGTACTGTCGTTGAGCGGCTGCTCGTTGATTCCGGACTATCAGCGCCCGGCAGCCCCGGTTGCCGCACACTACCCACAATCTTTCGACTCGGCGCCAGCGCTTTCTGGCCCACTGGCGGCGGACATGGGATGGCGTGACCTGTTCCGCGACCCTACGCTGCAACAACTTATCGAAAGCGCCCTGCTCAACAATCGTGACTTGCGCGTGGCAGCACTCAACGTCGAGGCCTATCAAGCGCAATATCGCATTCAGCGCGCCGATCTGTTTCCCGCGATCAGCGCCACGGGCAGCGGTACCCGTCAACGCCAGCCCGCCAGTATCACGCAGACCGGCGGACCGGTGACCAGCGGTACTTATTCGGCGACGCTGGGCATCAGTTCCTATGAACTGGATTTGTTCGGACGCATACGCAGCCTCAGCGATCAGGCCTCGCTCACCTATTTGTCCAGCGAAGAGGCCCAGCGCAGCGCTCAACTCAGTCTGGTGGCGAGTGTCGCCACCGCTTACCTTACCTGGCGTGCCGACCAGGAGCTGTTAGCCTTGACTCAGGACACGCTGATGTCCTACGAAAAAAGCCTGAGGCTGACCACTCGTAGCCAGCAAGTCGGCGCTTCCTCGTCACTGGACCTGGCCCAGTCGCGTACATCGGTGGAGAGCGCACGAGCAAGTCTGGCGATGTTCCAGCGCCAGGTCGCCCAGGACCTCAATAACCTGACCTTGCTGGTGGGCACGGCGGTTGCGGACACCGCGCCCAGCCGTCCGTTGTCCTCGGAATGGCTCGCTGAAGTGCCTGCGGGGCTGCCTTCTGACCTGCTGCAACGACGCCCGGACATTCTGGAAGCCGAATACCAGTTGCAGTCGGCCAACGCCAGTATCGGGGCTGCGCGAGCGGCGTTCTTCCCGAGTATTACCCTGACGGCCAACGCCGGTACATCCAGCACCGAGCTGTCCGGCCTGTTTAAAGCGGGTTCGGGAGGCTGGGTGTTTTCGCCGCAGATCAATATCCCGATTTTCAACGCCGGCAGTCTGCGGGCAAGCCTTGATTATTCGAAGATCCAGAAGGATATAAGCGTTTCAAAGTACGAAAAATCGATACAGACCGCCTTTCAGGAGGTCTCCGATGGTCTGGCTGCGCGCCAGACCTACAAACGTCAGCTGAAAGCGCAGAGCGACCTTGTACAGGCAAGCCAGGAGTATTACAGCCTTGCCGAACGCCGCTATCGCATTGGCGTCGATAGCAGCCTGACATTCCTCGACGCACAACGCTCTTTATTCAGCGCTCAACAAACCCTGATCACCGACCGACTGTCGCAGCTGACTGCCGAAGTCAATCTCTACAAGGCGCTGGGCGGCGGCTGGACAGAGCGTACATCAAAACCCTTGTGA
- a CDS encoding LysE family translocator, with protein MAMYYVAIAMLTLLLVPGPTNSLLLQSGISRGLGMYSLKLVAAEWAAYLIQITSWGLSIDAMIENYGWVVVATKVLAVMFLFYISLKLWFSIQQDTDGKSAPISIRALFLATLNNPKGLFFATIIAPAGTFLHLESYGAFMTVFSLVVIPVGITWVALGAFFGRKLPSLLSGNRVNRFVSLVIGLFAIIALYNVATTAIFA; from the coding sequence ATGGCCATGTATTACGTTGCAATTGCAATGCTCACCTTGCTGCTGGTGCCAGGGCCGACTAATTCGCTGCTGCTGCAATCAGGCATCAGTCGCGGGCTGGGCATGTATTCGCTGAAGCTGGTCGCTGCCGAGTGGGCGGCTTATCTGATTCAGATCACCTCCTGGGGTTTGTCCATCGACGCAATGATCGAAAACTATGGCTGGGTGGTGGTCGCGACCAAAGTTCTGGCCGTGATGTTCCTGTTCTATATTTCTCTGAAATTATGGTTTTCGATTCAACAGGACACCGATGGAAAGTCAGCGCCGATTTCGATCCGAGCGTTGTTTTTGGCAACACTCAACAATCCAAAAGGGCTGTTTTTCGCTACGATCATAGCGCCCGCTGGAACCTTTTTGCACTTGGAAAGTTATGGGGCATTCATGACTGTTTTTTCGTTGGTCGTTATTCCTGTCGGAATAACGTGGGTCGCGTTGGGCGCATTTTTCGGCCGAAAGCTACCCTCGTTACTATCGGGCAATCGAGTCAACCGATTTGTTTCATTGGTCATTGGACTGTTCGCGATTATTGCCTTGTATAACGTGGCCACCACCGCGATCTTCGCCTGA
- a CDS encoding efflux RND transporter periplasmic adaptor subunit, whose translation MSIVGFFRKLNFRKILLRLVLIDLTISLAGYAFYKGASGEEETAFLSAAAEVTDMEYAVMAQGVLHGRNQVDVGAQVSGQLQSLKVKPGDMVKKNQLLAEIDPLPARNALRQAVVKIEQLTAERDATLHKLKLAESNDRRYQALGSTTAVSKADQDKARFELEAQRANLVSLTAQLQTARVQEEAARIKLDYTRIFAPMDGQVLAIVTQEGQTVIADQMAPVILKMAQLDTMTVKAQVSEADVLKIKPGLAVYFTIPGDPDKRYNATLKAIEPGPVDAASQSGATGENSKAVFYNALFDVPNLESRFYIDMTANVRIVLEAKEGVLTIPVAALGDRREDGTYSVRVLGEGDEVRTADVVPGINNQVRVEVLSGLKAGDRVVIGERGGVEGA comes from the coding sequence GTGAGCATTGTCGGCTTTTTCCGGAAATTGAATTTCCGCAAAATCCTTTTGAGACTCGTGTTGATCGATCTAACGATCTCGCTGGCTGGCTACGCCTTCTATAAGGGCGCAAGCGGGGAAGAAGAGACAGCTTTTCTCTCTGCCGCAGCGGAAGTTACGGACATGGAGTACGCCGTCATGGCACAAGGCGTGCTCCATGGGCGTAATCAGGTGGACGTCGGCGCACAGGTTTCCGGGCAATTGCAGTCCTTGAAGGTCAAACCTGGTGACATGGTCAAAAAAAACCAGCTGTTGGCAGAGATCGACCCTCTGCCCGCCAGAAATGCTCTGCGCCAGGCGGTCGTCAAAATCGAACAACTCACGGCTGAACGGGACGCGACGCTGCATAAGTTGAAGCTTGCCGAGTCGAATGATCGCAGATACCAGGCACTGGGCTCCACGACGGCGGTTTCCAAAGCGGATCAGGACAAGGCTCGATTTGAGCTGGAGGCCCAGCGCGCCAATCTGGTTTCGCTCACCGCACAATTGCAGACCGCCCGCGTGCAGGAAGAAGCGGCACGCATCAAACTCGACTACACACGAATCTTCGCACCAATGGATGGTCAGGTCCTCGCCATCGTCACTCAGGAGGGCCAGACCGTCATTGCAGACCAGATGGCACCGGTCATTCTGAAGATGGCGCAACTCGACACCATGACCGTGAAGGCGCAGGTTTCCGAAGCCGACGTGCTCAAAATCAAACCCGGTCTTGCGGTTTACTTCACTATCCCGGGCGATCCTGATAAGCGCTATAACGCCACCCTCAAGGCGATCGAACCAGGTCCTGTGGACGCTGCAAGCCAGTCCGGAGCAACAGGCGAAAACAGTAAAGCCGTCTTCTACAACGCCCTTTTTGATGTCCCCAACCTTGAAAGCCGCTTCTACATCGACATGACCGCTAACGTCCGAATTGTGCTGGAGGCGAAGGAGGGCGTGTTGACGATTCCTGTTGCCGCGCTGGGTGACCGGCGGGAAGACGGCACCTACAGCGTAAGAGTTCTGGGTGAAGGTGACGAGGTCAGAACAGCGGACGTGGTGCCAGGTATCAATAACCAGGTCAGGGTCGAAGTACTTTCGGGGCTCAAAGCCGGCGACAGGGTTGTCATCGGAGAGCGGGGCGGTGTGGAGGGTGCTTGA
- a CDS encoding helix-turn-helix transcriptional regulator, protein MNRQVNAKDEVKTHVYLELGKLVSSVGDDMFLSNMYQLINTSLAVSRVELSEWTVDDSQATVTDVQLLGYAGAELNPQMQTVCPTRARHRSDHPLVKRVLEVEDDLLIHLNARMKNQQGNDCLGTSHQCSMISRKANRCCVISLHRPQADKDYSLQELSFLKYLSEALLPLSERHARAHRQSGMKSAGGPLSHGPLSLEHKQLQSEFNERLRACDVSLSAREKEACLEFLAGSTVPEIAEKLCVKSSSVETYLKRSAAKLGISGRHGLAKWLVCAE, encoded by the coding sequence ATGAACCGACAAGTGAATGCCAAAGATGAAGTGAAAACGCACGTTTATCTGGAACTCGGGAAGCTGGTGTCTAGCGTCGGAGATGACATGTTTCTGAGCAACATGTACCAGTTAATCAATACATCGCTGGCTGTAAGCCGTGTGGAACTGAGCGAGTGGACCGTTGATGACAGTCAGGCGACGGTGACCGATGTACAGTTGCTGGGCTACGCGGGCGCTGAGTTGAATCCGCAGATGCAAACGGTGTGTCCGACCCGTGCCAGACACCGCAGCGACCATCCACTGGTCAAGCGCGTGCTGGAGGTAGAGGACGACCTGCTGATTCACCTGAACGCCCGGATGAAAAACCAGCAAGGCAATGACTGTCTCGGAACCTCCCACCAGTGCAGCATGATTTCGCGCAAGGCCAATCGCTGTTGTGTGATCTCACTGCACCGTCCGCAAGCTGACAAAGATTACTCGTTGCAAGAACTGTCTTTTTTGAAATACCTCTCGGAGGCCCTGCTGCCTTTGTCGGAGCGCCATGCCCGCGCCCATCGCCAATCCGGTATGAAAAGCGCTGGGGGGCCGCTGTCCCATGGCCCGCTTTCCCTCGAGCACAAGCAATTGCAAAGCGAGTTCAACGAGCGCTTGCGTGCCTGCGACGTCTCACTCTCGGCACGGGAGAAAGAGGCATGTCTGGAATTCCTCGCGGGCAGCACAGTTCCTGAAATCGCAGAGAAGCTTTGCGTCAAGAGCAGTTCTGTCGAAACCTATCTGAAACGCTCCGCCGCCAAGCTGGGTATCAGCGGTCGACATGGGCTGGCCAAGTGGCTGGTATGCGCAGAATGA
- a CDS encoding helix-turn-helix transcriptional regulator — translation MTGNQSAYFLELGKLIASVGDAGFASNMYQIIAASVPIDCLDLSEWTIDENEGSVISIQPLGQETADHKPMIVTVSQNQETLLARMLSVDDFLLVHLKLPSSVGQASSGPTGTYHCNLVSRKSNRRCVISLHRDHHQRDFSLHELSFLKNFSEALLPLLDRHAQTTRTLCTAHADNEAVTQGGQQLQREFNDKLSQAEVRLSLREKEICLGILAGATVPELADKLHVKNSSIETYLKRAGAKLGVKGRHGLVKWMTGVSQTA, via the coding sequence ATGACGGGTAATCAGTCAGCGTATTTTCTGGAGCTCGGGAAGTTAATCGCAAGCGTGGGTGATGCAGGATTCGCTTCGAACATGTACCAAATCATCGCGGCCAGCGTTCCCATCGATTGCCTCGACCTGAGCGAATGGACGATCGACGAGAATGAAGGAAGCGTTATCAGCATCCAGCCTCTGGGGCAGGAGACCGCCGATCACAAACCGATGATTGTAACCGTGTCGCAGAACCAGGAGACGCTGCTCGCTCGAATGCTCAGTGTTGACGACTTTCTGCTCGTTCATCTGAAACTACCCAGCAGCGTTGGACAGGCCAGCTCTGGCCCGACAGGTACCTATCACTGCAATCTGGTGTCGCGCAAGTCGAACAGGCGCTGTGTCATTTCCTTGCACCGCGACCATCATCAACGTGATTTTTCACTTCACGAATTATCGTTTTTGAAGAATTTCTCAGAGGCCCTGTTGCCCCTGTTGGACAGACATGCCCAGACAACCCGTACTTTGTGCACTGCGCATGCTGACAACGAAGCCGTTACACAGGGCGGCCAGCAGCTTCAACGCGAGTTCAACGATAAGCTGAGTCAAGCGGAGGTCCGGTTGTCATTGCGTGAAAAAGAAATATGCCTTGGCATATTGGCTGGCGCTACGGTTCCAGAGCTTGCCGACAAACTGCATGTCAAGAACAGCTCCATCGAAACCTACCTCAAGCGCGCCGGAGCGAAGCTTGGTGTGAAGGGGCGACACGGTTTGGTCAAGTGGATGACAGGCGTATCTCAAACAGCCTGA